A window from Pseudomonas campi encodes these proteins:
- a CDS encoding NAD-dependent epimerase/dehydratase family protein, whose protein sequence is MHVLILGGDGYLGWPSAMYFSARGHQVTVVDNYLRRNNCQTLDVGMLYPVPTLMERAKIWHELTGHEIKVVIGDLAEPQVMRSLFDGSVKYNWCINPAFTGIPETVVHYAEQPSAPYSLIDYAHADLTIVNNLRVTNNLMFAVRDFSRDTHIIKLGTMGEYGTPNIDIEEGWIEIEHKGRKGKFLFPRAAGSIYHTTKVMDTDLMWFGVRMWDLRVTDLMQGPVYGIETDEAAIDPRLSTIFNYDEVFGTIVNRFIVQAVVDYPLTVYGKGGQTRGYLNIKDTLQCVHHAEMSPAAKGELRIFNQIMETFSANQLAEKVQKVGQSLGYDVKVNHLDNPRKEAEEHYYNPSYQGLIDLGVKPHYLTDEVVAGMFKVVDRYKDSIRKDVIFKGIKW, encoded by the coding sequence ATGCACGTTTTGATTCTCGGCGGTGACGGTTACTTGGGTTGGCCTTCTGCCATGTACTTCTCCGCCCGCGGCCACCAGGTGACCGTGGTTGACAACTACTTGCGCCGCAACAACTGCCAGACGCTGGACGTCGGCATGCTGTATCCGGTGCCGACCCTCATGGAGCGGGCCAAGATCTGGCACGAGCTGACGGGGCACGAAATCAAGGTGGTGATTGGCGATCTGGCCGAGCCGCAAGTCATGCGCTCGCTGTTCGACGGTAGTGTGAAGTATAACTGGTGCATCAACCCGGCTTTCACCGGCATCCCGGAAACCGTGGTGCACTACGCAGAACAGCCGTCGGCGCCGTACTCGCTGATCGACTATGCCCACGCCGACCTGACCATCGTCAACAATCTGCGAGTCACCAACAACCTGATGTTCGCCGTGCGCGACTTCTCTCGTGATACCCACATCATCAAACTGGGCACCATGGGCGAATACGGCACGCCCAACATCGATATCGAAGAAGGCTGGATCGAGATCGAGCATAAAGGCCGCAAGGGCAAGTTCCTGTTCCCGCGTGCTGCCGGCTCCATCTACCACACCACCAAGGTGATGGACACCGATCTCATGTGGTTCGGCGTGCGTATGTGGGATCTGCGAGTCACCGACCTGATGCAGGGCCCGGTTTACGGTATCGAAACCGACGAAGCGGCGATCGACCCACGGCTGAGCACCATCTTCAACTATGACGAAGTGTTCGGCACCATCGTTAACCGCTTCATCGTCCAGGCCGTTGTCGATTACCCGCTGACCGTTTACGGCAAAGGCGGCCAGACGCGTGGCTACCTCAACATCAAGGACACCCTGCAGTGCGTGCATCACGCGGAGATGAGCCCTGCGGCCAAGGGCGAACTGCGCATCTTCAACCAGATCATGGAAACCTTCTCCGCCAACCAGCTGGCCGAAAAAGTACAGAAAGTCGGGCAGTCGCTGGGCTATGACGTCAAGGTCAACCACCTGGACAACCCGCGTAAAGAGGCGGAAGAGCACTACTACAATCCGTCCTACCAAGGCCTGATCGACTTGGGTGTGAAGCCGCACTACCTCACTGACGAGGTGGTGGCGGGCATGTTCAAGGTGGTCGATAGGTACAAAGACAGCATTCGCAAGGATGTGATCTTTAAAGGTATTAAGTGGTAG
- a CDS encoding SDR family NAD(P)-dependent oxidoreductase, which translates to MTMFFEDKKVLVTGGCGTVGKELVHQLVHKYAVKELVVLDNNESELFYQTETYSDHANVHFYLCDIRDESALTRKMEGVDLVFHTAAFKHVILCEQVPHEAVQTNILGVDNVVRAAVNAGVSKVIFTSSDKAVNPTNVMGTSKLMGERLITAANVEFKKSGCIFASTRFGNVLGSRGSVIPIFREQLRKGGPLTLTHHEMTRFIMSVEQSVQLIIDSAMLAKGGEVFVTKMPVISIKDLAEVMIRKLAAEYDRDPSTVEIKEIGVKPGEKLYEELMTGEETGRAIELEHYFVIKPAIMKRFTDIDYSYQGVLSTQVDNPYNSANEPKLSQEELGVFLVENNLI; encoded by the coding sequence ATGACAATGTTTTTCGAAGACAAGAAAGTACTGGTGACCGGTGGCTGCGGCACTGTGGGCAAGGAACTGGTCCATCAACTGGTGCACAAGTACGCGGTGAAAGAACTGGTCGTGCTCGACAACAACGAAAGCGAGTTGTTCTACCAGACTGAAACCTACAGCGACCACGCGAACGTGCATTTCTACTTGTGCGACATCCGTGACGAGTCCGCCCTCACCCGCAAAATGGAAGGCGTGGATCTGGTCTTCCACACGGCTGCCTTCAAACACGTCATCCTCTGCGAGCAAGTCCCGCACGAAGCGGTGCAAACCAACATCCTCGGTGTCGATAACGTTGTGCGGGCTGCCGTTAATGCTGGCGTATCGAAGGTCATCTTCACCAGCTCGGACAAAGCCGTTAACCCGACCAACGTCATGGGCACTTCCAAGCTCATGGGTGAGCGCCTGATCACCGCCGCCAACGTCGAGTTCAAGAAGTCCGGCTGCATCTTTGCCTCTACCCGTTTCGGTAACGTTCTTGGCTCCCGTGGTTCGGTCATCCCCATCTTCCGCGAGCAATTGCGCAAGGGCGGCCCGCTGACCCTGACTCACCACGAAATGACCCGTTTCATCATGAGCGTTGAACAGTCGGTTCAACTGATCATCGACTCCGCCATGTTGGCCAAGGGCGGCGAAGTATTCGTTACCAAAATGCCGGTCATTTCGATCAAGGATCTTGCCGAAGTGATGATCCGCAAGCTGGCGGCCGAATACGACCGGGACCCGAGCACCGTCGAGATCAAGGAAATTGGTGTCAAGCCAGGCGAGAAGCTCTACGAAGAACTGATGACCGGTGAAGAGACCGGCCGCGCCATCGAGCTTGAGCATTACTTCGTCATCAAACCGGCGATCATGAAGCGCTTCACCGATATCGACTACAGCTATCAGGGCGTTCTCTCCACACAGGTCGACAACCCCTACAACTCGGCGAATGAACCAAAACTGAGCCAGGAAGAGCTGGGCGTATTCCTCGTCGAAAACAACCTGATCTGA